One Pullulanibacillus sp. KACC 23026 DNA segment encodes these proteins:
- the panD gene encoding aspartate 1-decarboxylase — protein MLRTFMTGKLHKATVTEANLNYVGSITIDEDLMDAVGWLENEKVQIVNNNNGERIETYIIKGERGSGTICLNGAAARRCQVGDKVIIISYAMLSQEEWLHHAPTVVFVDENNKIIERQVASEKAGVLV, from the coding sequence ATGCTGCGAACATTTATGACAGGAAAGCTGCACAAAGCAACGGTAACAGAAGCGAATCTTAATTATGTAGGCAGTATTACAATTGATGAGGACCTAATGGATGCGGTAGGCTGGCTTGAGAATGAAAAGGTGCAAATTGTTAATAACAATAATGGTGAACGGATTGAGACCTATATTATTAAAGGCGAGCGTGGTTCAGGTACGATCTGCTTGAATGGAGCAGCCGCGCGCCGCTGTCAAGTTGGAGATAAAGTTATTATCATTTCCTATGCCATGCTCTCACAAGAAGAGTGGCTCCATCATGCTCCAACCGTTGTTTTTGTCGATGAAAACAATAAAATTATAGAACGCCAAGTGGCCAGCGAAAAAGCGGGCGTATTGGTCTAA
- the nth gene encoding endonuclease III, protein MPVTKKTMHVILETLKEMFPDAHCELTHSNPFELTIAVLLSAQCTDKLVNTVTPKLFAKYKTPWDYVSVPVEELENDIRRIGLFRNKAKNIQKLCQALIDEYHGELPSSHEELVKLAGVGRKTANVVVSNAFGVPAIAVDTHVERVSKRLGICRQKDSVLEVEKTLQKMVPIEEWTDTHHRLIFFGRYHCTAKNPNCPECPLLGVCREGQKRLKKGDVIPVAK, encoded by the coding sequence ATGCCGGTAACAAAAAAGACCATGCATGTTATTCTGGAGACCTTAAAGGAAATGTTTCCAGATGCCCATTGTGAACTCACACACAGCAATCCGTTTGAATTAACCATTGCTGTGCTTTTGAGCGCTCAATGTACGGATAAACTAGTGAATACAGTTACGCCAAAGCTGTTTGCCAAATACAAAACACCGTGGGATTATGTGTCGGTTCCCGTCGAGGAATTAGAGAATGATATTCGGCGGATCGGTCTCTTCAGAAATAAGGCCAAAAATATTCAAAAACTTTGCCAAGCCCTTATAGATGAGTATCATGGCGAACTTCCAAGCAGCCATGAAGAATTGGTGAAGCTTGCCGGAGTAGGACGAAAAACAGCCAATGTGGTCGTCTCAAACGCTTTTGGTGTTCCGGCTATTGCGGTCGATACCCACGTGGAACGCGTTAGCAAACGACTCGGCATTTGCCGCCAAAAGGACAGCGTTTTGGAGGTTGAGAAAACATTACAGAAAATGGTGCCGATCGAGGAATGGACCGATACGCATCATCGCTTGATCTTTTTTGGCCGCTATCATTGCACAGCCAAGAATCCAAACTGTCCAGAATGCCCATTGCTTGGTGTCTGCCGTGAAGGACAGAAACGCTTGAAAAAAGGTGACGTGATTCCTGTCGCTAAGTAA
- a CDS encoding PepSY domain-containing protein: MKRIVYGVVLLIIILFIWQLVAIFHHIEATKQQKVNKATQIVKKHFHVKTILSVSEYRGDTSYEVVKTELTNKVKVWVFVQEPFKKKVPMSVPVSVGYSKKEILQAFMKHVSYKKLVSANLGLIHRSRPVWELVYVEPNGDYVFSYFDYYSGKSVGNPIAFSHLQ; encoded by the coding sequence TTGAAACGAATTGTCTATGGAGTGGTCCTTCTTATTATTATTTTGTTTATTTGGCAGTTGGTGGCGATCTTTCATCACATCGAAGCCACTAAGCAGCAAAAGGTAAACAAAGCCACACAAATCGTGAAAAAGCACTTCCATGTCAAAACCATTCTGTCGGTTTCAGAATATCGGGGAGATACTTCCTATGAGGTCGTCAAAACGGAACTGACCAACAAAGTCAAAGTTTGGGTGTTCGTCCAAGAACCTTTTAAAAAGAAAGTGCCGATGTCCGTCCCTGTTTCAGTCGGCTACTCAAAGAAGGAGATTCTCCAAGCCTTTATGAAACATGTCTCTTATAAAAAACTTGTATCCGCGAATTTAGGTCTTATCCATCGTTCAAGACCAGTTTGGGAACTTGTGTATGTAGAGCCGAACGGTGATTACGTTTTTAGCTATTTTGATTATTATTCAGGCAAATCGGTGGGAAACCCTATTGCTTTTAGTCATCTTCAATGA
- the asnS gene encoding asparagine--tRNA ligase gives MQKTTIAEVKHYVEQDVKIGAWLANKRSSGKIQFLQLRDGTGFIQGVVVKSEVSEEAWERASSLTQESSLYIIGTVREDHRSPSGYELTVKDVEVIQLAHDYPITPKEHGIEFLMDHRHLWLRSSRQHAILKIRNEVIRATYEFFNNNGFTKVDPPILTGSSAEGTTDLFHTKYFDRDAYLSQSGQLYMEAAAMAFGKVFSFGPTFRAEKSKTRRHLIEFWMIEPEMAFTDHEESLVIQENYVSYIVQSVLKNCQMELKALDRDVSKLEAIQAPFPRISYDDAIQLLKDKGFDDIDWGDDFGAPHETAIAESFDKPVFITNYPTSIKAFYMKPDPNREEVVLCADLIAPEGYGEIIGGSQRIDDLSLLEERYKEHNLTDPAYEWYLELRRYGSVPHSGFGLGLERTVAWISGTEHVRETIPFPRLLNRLYP, from the coding sequence ATGCAAAAAACAACAATTGCAGAAGTGAAGCATTATGTCGAACAAGATGTGAAAATTGGAGCATGGCTTGCTAATAAACGCTCAAGCGGAAAAATTCAATTTTTACAACTTCGCGATGGGACAGGCTTTATACAAGGTGTCGTTGTGAAAAGTGAAGTATCTGAAGAAGCATGGGAAAGGGCCAGTTCGTTAACTCAAGAAAGCTCTTTATACATAATAGGAACAGTGAGAGAAGATCATCGTTCACCATCTGGCTATGAATTAACGGTCAAAGACGTTGAAGTCATTCAACTTGCTCACGACTATCCCATTACACCAAAAGAGCATGGTATTGAATTTTTAATGGACCATCGTCATTTATGGCTCCGTTCCAGCCGTCAACATGCCATTTTAAAAATTCGTAATGAAGTCATTCGGGCAACTTATGAATTCTTTAACAATAATGGATTTACAAAGGTGGACCCGCCGATACTTACAGGAAGCTCAGCGGAAGGAACAACGGACCTGTTCCATACGAAATATTTTGATCGTGATGCTTATTTGTCACAAAGCGGTCAGCTTTATATGGAAGCAGCAGCTATGGCATTTGGAAAAGTCTTTTCATTCGGGCCGACTTTCAGAGCGGAAAAATCGAAAACGCGTCGCCACTTGATTGAATTTTGGATGATTGAACCAGAGATGGCTTTTACCGATCATGAAGAAAGCTTAGTCATTCAAGAAAATTATGTGAGCTATATCGTGCAGTCGGTTCTTAAGAATTGCCAAATGGAGCTTAAGGCACTTGATCGTGATGTTTCAAAACTTGAAGCCATCCAAGCTCCATTCCCGCGGATTTCTTACGATGACGCCATCCAATTGCTTAAAGATAAAGGCTTTGACGATATTGACTGGGGCGATGATTTTGGTGCACCTCATGAGACCGCGATTGCCGAAAGCTTCGATAAGCCGGTCTTTATAACCAATTATCCAACCTCTATTAAAGCTTTCTATATGAAGCCGGATCCAAATCGAGAAGAGGTCGTTCTCTGTGCGGACCTCATCGCACCAGAAGGCTATGGCGAAATCATTGGGGGAAGTCAGCGGATTGATGATCTTTCTCTTCTTGAAGAGCGTTACAAAGAGCATAATCTGACGGATCCAGCCTATGAGTGGTACCTTGAACTACGCCGCTACGGGTCAGTCCCTCACAGCGGATTTGGTCTTGGTCTTGAAAGAACCGTTGCCTGGATATCCGGCACCGAGCACGTGCGTGAAACGATCCCATTCCCACGCCTGCTCAACCGCCTATACCCTTGA
- the panB gene encoding 3-methyl-2-oxobutanoate hydroxymethyltransferase, producing the protein MKSTAAFKKMKLDNDKIAMLTAYDYPAAKIAQDAGVDLILVGDSLGMVALGYDSTVPVTLEDMLLHSKAVRRGAPNTFVVTDMPFMTYHSSVSETLANASRLIQEGGTNAVKLEGAGIVLEMIDRLTMAGVPVVAHLGLTPQSVGVLGGFKVQGKDIEQAKQLLSDAKAAEQAGAFMLVLECVPQQLAAKVSEALNIPVIGIGAGHETDGQVLVYHDVIGYGGHRAPKFVKQYANITETIQQGIEAYIKDVKSVAFPGEEHAFNIKDETLQALYGGK; encoded by the coding sequence ATGAAGAGTACGGCTGCTTTTAAGAAAATGAAGCTGGATAATGACAAAATTGCAATGCTTACCGCTTACGATTATCCCGCTGCGAAGATTGCACAAGACGCAGGAGTGGATCTGATCTTGGTGGGAGATTCTCTTGGTATGGTGGCATTGGGCTATGATTCCACAGTTCCCGTTACGCTTGAAGACATGCTGCTCCATTCAAAAGCCGTTCGTCGAGGAGCACCCAATACGTTTGTCGTGACCGATATGCCTTTTATGACGTATCACTCGAGCGTCAGTGAAACGTTAGCCAATGCAAGCAGGCTAATCCAAGAAGGCGGAACCAATGCGGTAAAGCTTGAGGGCGCTGGCATTGTTCTTGAGATGATTGACCGTCTAACAATGGCGGGTGTTCCGGTTGTCGCCCATTTAGGTCTTACCCCTCAATCAGTCGGCGTTCTAGGCGGATTCAAAGTTCAAGGAAAAGATATCGAGCAAGCGAAGCAGTTGTTAAGTGATGCGAAAGCCGCAGAGCAAGCCGGAGCCTTCATGCTGGTTCTTGAATGTGTTCCACAACAGCTCGCAGCCAAAGTTTCTGAAGCGCTTAACATTCCGGTTATCGGGATCGGTGCAGGTCATGAGACGGATGGACAAGTGCTTGTCTATCATGATGTCATTGGTTATGGAGGTCACCGTGCTCCAAAGTTCGTCAAGCAATATGCGAATATAACTGAAACGATTCAACAAGGCATTGAAGCCTATATTAAAGATGTCAAATCAGTGGCTTTTCCAGGTGAAGAGCATGCTTTTAATATAAAAGATGAAACCCTGCAGGCCTTATACGGAGGAAAATAA
- the panC gene encoding pantoate--beta-alanine ligase — translation MKVIKNAQEIQRFVLEQKAKGHKIGFVPTMGFLHEGHLSLMREAKRTTDINVVSVFVNPAQFGPNEDFETYPRDFEHDKQLVEAAGMDVLFYPSVEEIYSDQDLIQMTVTKRTNVLCGTSRPGHFDGVVTVLTKLFHLVQPSVAYFGMKDAQQVAVVQGLIDTLKFPIRIQRVQTVRESDGLAKSSRNVRLSTDERQEAPVIYQTLQWGRDLMKQEGLSMSEAEKRVREKLEASLKLGKVDYLTILSYPELEPKETSGEKILATAVFYKNVRLIDNIIISHQED, via the coding sequence GTGAAAGTCATAAAGAATGCGCAAGAGATCCAGCGGTTCGTGTTAGAGCAAAAAGCAAAAGGGCACAAAATTGGATTTGTTCCGACAATGGGCTTCTTGCATGAAGGCCATTTAAGCTTAATGCGTGAGGCAAAACGGACAACGGACATTAATGTTGTCAGTGTTTTTGTGAATCCAGCCCAATTCGGCCCCAATGAGGATTTTGAAACGTATCCAAGGGATTTTGAACATGACAAACAATTGGTCGAGGCTGCCGGGATGGATGTCCTTTTTTATCCAAGTGTTGAGGAGATTTATTCGGATCAAGACCTCATTCAAATGACGGTAACCAAGCGAACGAATGTCTTATGCGGAACGAGCCGTCCAGGTCATTTTGACGGAGTGGTTACCGTCTTAACGAAGCTCTTTCATCTTGTCCAGCCCTCTGTCGCTTATTTTGGGATGAAGGACGCTCAGCAGGTTGCCGTTGTCCAAGGACTCATTGATACTTTAAAATTCCCAATTCGCATTCAACGGGTTCAAACGGTTAGAGAGTCGGATGGATTAGCGAAGAGCTCAAGGAATGTCCGATTAAGTACGGATGAGCGTCAAGAGGCGCCTGTTATTTATCAAACGCTTCAATGGGGACGCGATTTGATGAAGCAAGAAGGCCTATCCATGAGTGAGGCGGAAAAAAGAGTTCGTGAAAAGCTTGAAGCAAGTCTTAAGCTTGGAAAAGTGGATTATTTAACGATTTTATCTTATCCCGAATTAGAGCCTAAAGAAACATCTGGGGAAAAGATTTTGGCGACAGCCGTCTTTTATAAGAATGTCCGGCTTATTGACAATATCATTATTTCACATCAGGAGGATTAA
- a CDS encoding YpoC family protein, whose protein sequence is MGKLKVPSAFFIAPFYKAGAEIDVDNVVALKETLPFYFDICYALNIELEQEWPWSSEKGADQCLTYWNEQAPIIESFFNKRKTKAAAPFMVKAVEAFICYLYWSEGIPVDFSQIGLDALKERKLAPVNVLERVSFICESPNHYHAYIQLTSLFDEAKKKRALYKIKQKG, encoded by the coding sequence ATGGGGAAGTTAAAGGTTCCATCCGCATTTTTCATCGCGCCGTTTTATAAGGCGGGTGCAGAAATAGACGTTGACAATGTGGTTGCGTTAAAAGAGACGCTTCCTTTTTATTTTGATATTTGTTATGCGCTCAACATAGAGCTAGAGCAAGAATGGCCATGGTCAAGTGAGAAGGGGGCCGACCAGTGCTTGACCTATTGGAACGAACAAGCCCCCATTATTGAAAGCTTTTTTAATAAAAGAAAGACAAAAGCAGCGGCTCCTTTCATGGTCAAGGCAGTGGAAGCCTTTATTTGCTATCTCTATTGGAGTGAAGGAATTCCTGTCGATTTTTCTCAAATTGGGTTAGATGCCCTAAAAGAACGAAAGCTTGCCCCCGTTAACGTTTTGGAAAGGGTCTCATTTATCTGTGAGTCACCGAACCATTATCATGCCTACATCCAACTCACTTCTCTTTTTGATGAAGCAAAGAAAAAAAGGGCTCTTTATAAAATAAAACAAAAAGGCTAA
- a CDS encoding DnaD domain-containing protein, with product MEKKMVVNWLINGTITLPKLLLEHYASIGLNEEETFILIHLHAFLQEGKTFPTPDELAERMTLTPAQCANQLRNLVQRGFLKIEQKANDEMYSEHYSLELLWERLLDDQLLKEKDETEKEDEEALYTIFEKEFGRPLSPIECETLAMWVDQDHHTPQLIVGALREAVISGKLNFRYIDRILFDWGRNGIKTLEQAKAHGERIRGQKRRPASQTTQAEGTSQTVKMYNWLEND from the coding sequence ATGGAGAAAAAAATGGTAGTCAATTGGTTAATCAATGGGACAATTACACTCCCAAAATTATTATTAGAGCATTATGCGAGCATTGGACTGAATGAGGAGGAAACCTTTATTCTGATCCATTTGCATGCTTTCCTTCAAGAGGGAAAAACCTTCCCGACACCGGACGAGCTGGCAGAGAGGATGACCTTAACCCCTGCTCAATGCGCCAATCAATTAAGGAATCTCGTTCAACGCGGATTCTTAAAAATAGAACAAAAAGCAAATGATGAGATGTACTCTGAACACTATTCTTTAGAACTTCTTTGGGAGCGCCTTTTGGACGATCAGCTTCTAAAAGAAAAAGATGAAACAGAAAAAGAAGATGAAGAAGCACTCTATACCATCTTCGAAAAAGAGTTTGGCAGACCCCTTTCACCGATTGAATGCGAGACATTAGCAATGTGGGTCGACCAGGATCATCACACGCCCCAACTCATAGTAGGGGCTTTAAGAGAAGCGGTTATTTCCGGCAAACTTAATTTTCGATATATTGACCGCATCTTGTTCGATTGGGGACGCAACGGAATTAAAACGCTTGAACAGGCAAAAGCACATGGAGAACGGATAAGAGGTCAAAAACGACGTCCTGCAAGCCAAACAACTCAAGCAGAGGGCACAAGCCAAACGGTTAAGATGTACAATTGGCTCGAGAACGATTAA